A region of Carettochelys insculpta isolate YL-2023 chromosome 9, ASM3395843v1, whole genome shotgun sequence DNA encodes the following proteins:
- the HSD17B7 gene encoding 3-keto-steroid reductase/17-beta-hydroxysteroid dehydrogenase 7 isoform X3, which produces MGAVVLVTGASSGIGAALCQRLLQEDAAVRLCLACRSMQKAAATKALLLAAHPAAHVSLVRLDVSSLESVLQAAGEVQRRFQRLDYLFLNAGIMPNTRVNFKALVSGLFSGYKI; this is translated from the exons ATGGGGGCCGTAGTGCTGGTCACCGGCGCTAGCAG TGGCATCGGAGCCGCTCTGTGCCAgcggctgctgcaggaggacgccGCGGTCCGGCTGTGCTTGGCCTGCCGGAGCATGCAGAAAGCCGCCGCCACCAAGGCCTTGCTGCTGGCCGCCCACCCGGCTGCCCACGTCAGCCTCGTGCGCCTGGATGTCAGCAGCCTGGAGTCCGTCCTGCAGGCAGCCGGCGAGGTCCAGCGCCG GTTTCAACGCTTGGATTATCTCTTCCTGAATGCTGGGATCATGCCGAATACCCGTGTTAACTTCAAAGCACTTGTCTCTGGTCTCTTCTCTGGGTATAAGATATGA